The Clostridia bacterium genome window below encodes:
- the yunB gene encoding sporulation protein YunB: MKRYTRYRYRKGKKLFYIIIILITFIFSFIMIDRNIKPTVLAMSEAKARVIATKAINDGIYEKLGESVDYEELINVLRDTNGNITMLQANTVKMNKLSSETALSIQEKIIDVGTRGISIPLGTAFGSQMLANMGPDINIKILPYGAVEADFVTEFENAGINQTRHKIYLKVTTAVRIVVPLTSEKISVTTHVPIAETIIVGNVPDSYVNVDEKDKMYNLIPRK, from the coding sequence AAAAGATATACCAGATATAGATATCGAAAGGGGAAAAAGTTATTCTATATTATTATTATTCTAATAACTTTTATCTTTTCATTCATCATGATTGATAGAAACATAAAACCTACAGTACTTGCTATGTCTGAGGCAAAAGCAAGAGTTATTGCTACTAAAGCAATAAATGATGGTATTTATGAAAAATTGGGCGAAAGTGTAGATTATGAAGAACTGATAAATGTACTAAGGGACACAAATGGCAATATAACGATGCTTCAAGCCAATACAGTAAAAATGAATAAATTATCATCTGAAACTGCTTTGAGTATACAAGAGAAAATAATTGATGTGGGTACTAGGGGGATAAGTATTCCTTTAGGGACTGCATTCGGGAGCCAAATGCTAGCAAACATGGGTCCTGATATAAACATTAAAATATTACCTTATGGTGCAGTAGAGGCTGATTTTGTAACTGAATTCGAAAATGCAGGCATCAATCAGACTAGACATAAGATTTACTTAAAAGTCACAACTGCTGTAAGAATAGTTGTCCCCCTAACAAGTGAAAAAATTTCAGTTACAACACATGTTCCAATAGCTGAAACTATAATAGTTGGAAATGTACCAGATAGCTATGTTAATGTAGATGAAAAAGATAAAATGTATAACTTGATTCCAAGAAAATAG